The following DNA comes from Pseudomonas sp. Tri1.
CAACGCTGGGTAACTTCTGGGTCGACATGACCCGCGCCACCCTCTACGGGTTGTTGCCGCTGTGCCTGCTGCTGGCGCTGTTCCTGGTGTGGCAGGGCGTGCCGCAAACCTTCGCGCACTATGTGCACGGGGTCACGATGCAGGGCGCAGACCAGGTTATCCCGCTGGGCCCGGCCGCCAGCCAGATCGCGATCAAGCAACTGGGCACCAACGGCGGCGGTTTCTTCGGCGTCAACTCGGCGCATCCGTTCGAGAACCCGACGGCCTGGAGCAATCTGTTTGAACTCGCGTCGATCATCCTGATTCCTGCCGCGTTGGTGTTCACCTTCGGCCATTACGTCAAGGACCTGCGCCAGAGCCGGGCGATCATCGCCTGCATGCTCGTGCTGTTTTTGCTCGGCGGCGCCACATCGCTGTGGGCCGAGTACCAGCCCAATCCGGCCTTGAACAACGCTGCCGTGGAGCAGACCGCGCCGCTGGAAGGCAAGGAAGCACGCTTTGGCACCACTGCCACGGTGCTGTGGTCGGTGACCACCACGGCGGCGTCCAATGGCTCGGTCAACGCCATGCACGACAGCCTCAACCCGCTCAGCGGGATGGTCTCGCTGGTGAACATGATGGTTGGCGAAGTGATTTTCGGCGGCGTCGGCGCCGGGCTCTACGGGATGTTGTTGAACGTGCTGATCGCGGTGTTCCTGGCCGGGTTGATGATCGGTCGCACGCCGGAATACCTGGGCAAGAAGCTGGGGGCCAGGGAAGTGCAGCTGCTGGTGGTGACCCTGCTGGTGATGCCGGTGAGTGTGCTGGTGCTGGGTGCCATCGCTGCGAGCCTGCCCGGGCCGGCCGCGGCGGTGAGTAACCCCGGTGCCCACGGTTTCAGCCAATTGCTCTACGCCTATACCTCGGCGGGGGCGAACAACGGTTCGGCCTTCGCCGGTTTCGGTGCCAACACGCCCTTCCATAACCTGATGCTGGGTCTGGGCATGTTGATCGGCCGTTTCGGCTACATCCTGCCGGTGCTGGCGTTGGCCGGCAGCCTGGCGCTGAAGAAAACCGCGCCGATTGGCCAGAACAGCTTCCCCACCCATGGGCCGCTGTTCGTGACCTTGTTGACCGTGACCATCCTGCTGGTGGGTGGCTTGACCTTCCTGCCGACCCTGGCCCTGGGGCCGATTGCCGAACACCTGAGCCTGGGCTTCTGAGGGATATGAAGATGAATATGCCGATGAGCAAAACCGTCGTCGCCAAGGCGCCGGAGCAACCGAAAACCGCGATCTCCGCCCTGTGGCGGCCAGCCCTGGTACAAGCCTTCGTCAAGCTCGACCCGCGCCAATTGCACCGCGCCCCGGTGATGCTGGTGGTGGAGTTGACCGCGATCCTCACCACGGTGTTGTGCTTCATTCCTGACAACGCCGTGCCGACCTTCGTTGCCGCGCAAATCGCCCTGTGGCTGTGGTTCACCGTGCTGTTCGCCAACTTCGCCGAAGCCTTGGCCGAGGGGCGCGGCAAGGCCCGGGCTGACAGTCTCAAGGCCGGCAGTGAAGGCCTGAGCGCACGCCGCCAGACGGCCAGCGGTTTTGAAATGATCCCCGCCACCCGTTTGCGCAAAGGCGATGTGGTGCGCGTCGAAGCCGGGGAGATGATTCCCGGCGATGGCGAAGTGATCGAAGGCATCGCTGCGGTCAACGAAGCGGCGATCACCGGCGAATCGGCGCCGGTCATCCGCGAGTCCGGCGGGGATCGCTCGGCCGTCACCGGCAATACGCGGTTGGTTTCCGACTGGTTGCTGGTGCGCATCACCAGCAACCCCGGCGAGTCCACCCTGGACCGCATGATTGCCCTGGTCGAAGGCGCCAAGCGCCAGAAAACCCCGAATGAAGTGGCGCTGGATATCCTGCTGATCGGCCTGACACTGATCTTTCTGCTGGTGGTGGTGACGCTGCAACCGTTCGCCCATTTCGCCAACGGTAATCTGCCGC
Coding sequences within:
- the kdpA gene encoding potassium-transporting ATPase subunit KdpA — protein: MHGYDYGLILAFFALVLIPAPFLGRFYFRVMEGQRTWLSPVFGPVERGCYRLAGVDPAAEQSWQKYTLALLAFNLAGFVLLFTVLLLQGHLPLNTEQLPGMEWTQAFNTAVSFMTNTNWQSYSGEASLSYLSQMIGLTVQNFVSAATGLAVLVALCRGIGRKSTATLGNFWVDMTRATLYGLLPLCLLLALFLVWQGVPQTFAHYVHGVTMQGADQVIPLGPAASQIAIKQLGTNGGGFFGVNSAHPFENPTAWSNLFELASIILIPAALVFTFGHYVKDLRQSRAIIACMLVLFLLGGATSLWAEYQPNPALNNAAVEQTAPLEGKEARFGTTATVLWSVTTTAASNGSVNAMHDSLNPLSGMVSLVNMMVGEVIFGGVGAGLYGMLLNVLIAVFLAGLMIGRTPEYLGKKLGAREVQLLVVTLLVMPVSVLVLGAIAASLPGPAAAVSNPGAHGFSQLLYAYTSAGANNGSAFAGFGANTPFHNLMLGLGMLIGRFGYILPVLALAGSLALKKTAPIGQNSFPTHGPLFVTLLTVTILLVGGLTFLPTLALGPIAEHLSLGF